Part of the Streptomyces sp. WMMC500 genome is shown below.
GGTCAGATCGGGGGCGACGTCGACATAGTTGGACGCGATGACCCGGCCGCCCTCGGCCTTGATCGCCGCCTGTGCGGGTTCGACGACCCAGGCCGCGTCGACGTCCCCGTTGGCGAGCGCGGCGGGCATCTGCGGGAAACCGATCTCGGTGAACTCGACGCCCTCCGGGTCGCCGCCGGCCTTGCGGACTGATTCGCGCACCGACGTGTCGCCGATGTTCTTCAGGGTGTTGACGGCGACCTTCTTGCCGGCCAGGTCCCCGGCCGACCGGATCGGGCTGTCCTCGGACACCATGATGGCGCCGAAGTCCTCGCCCTGCTTGCCGGTCGAGGCGACTCCGTTGACCACGCCCTGAACCGGGATGTTCTGGTTCTGCGCGACCATCAGCGAGGTGGTGTTGCTGAAGCCGAACTGGAACTGGCCGCTGACGACACCGGGAACGATCGCCGCACCGCCCTGGCCGGCCTCCAGGGTCAGTTCGATACCGCGGCTCTTGAAGAACCCCTTCTTCTCGCCCAGGTAGATCGGTGCGACGTCGACGATCGGAATGACGCCCACCTTGACGCCGGTGGTCCCGTCTTCGGATCCCTCGTCTGCCGAGGAACCGCAGGCCGCGGCAGCCACGAGAGTCGCGGCTACCGCGAGGCCGGTGACGAAGCGACGCATGAATCCTCCCGGAGGGATACCTCGCCCAACAACAATGCTCACGTGGTTGTGCACTATACGTACGAGAGTTCTCATGCAGAACGTAGAGCGCCGCCAGGCTCCGGTCAACAGGCGACACAGGAGGCGTTACTCCTCACTCACTCCGGCCAGCCCACTCCGTTCTCGCGCACAGGTTTGACGGGTGGCTGATCAGCCGCATAACCTGTGCAAGTAGCGAACTTTCGTACGTATAGCGCACGGGAGGTGGACGGATGGCGGTGATCACCGCTCTCGGAGACGCGGTGAGGACACTTGTCCACGACGGCGACACCGTGGCGCTGGAAGGGTTCACTCACCTGATCCCGGTGGCCGCCGGGCAGGAGATCATCCGTCAGCGGCGGCGCGAGCTCACTCTCGCCCGGATGACGCCGGACATCGTCTACGACCAGATGATCGGGGCCGGATGCGCCCGCAAGCTGGTCTTCTCCTGGGCGGGCAACCCGGGCGTGGGATCGCTGCACCGGTTCCGTGACGCCGTCCAGAACGCCTGGCCTGCTCCGCTCGAGTTGGAAGAGCACAGTCACGCGGGGATGGCCAACCGCTACGTCGCCGGGGCCTCGGGGCTGCCGTTCGCCGTGCTGCGCGGCTACGCCGGCACCGACCTCGTCGGCCGGACCTCCACGATCAGACCCATCGTCTGCCCGTTCAGCGGTGAGCGGCTGACCGCGGTGGCCGCGCTCAACCCCGACGTGGGCATCGTGCACGCCCAGCACGCCGACCGGCGGGGCAATGTGCAGTTCTGGGGAATCACGGGGGTGCACAAGGAGGTCGTCCTGGCATCCAGGCGCTCCCTGGTGACCGTGGAGAGGATCGTCGACGAGCTTCGGCCGCGGCCGGGAGCCGTCGTCCTTCCGCACTGGACCGTGACGATGGTCGCCGAGGTCCCCGGTGGCGCACATCCGTCCTACGCGGACGGCCACAGCGACCGGGACAACGCCTACTACCGCGGCTGGGACGACGTCAGCCGCAGCCGTGAGGCGTTCACCGCCTGGCTCGACGACATCGTCCACGCGGACCCTGCGCGGACAGGAGCCCCGCGATGACGCTCGATGAGCCCGTGCTCCGCCCCACCGGGGCGGTGGACTGGACGGCCGAGGAGATGATGTCCGTTGCGGCCGCCCGGGAGCTGCCCGACGGCGCCCGCTGCTTCGTCGGCATCGGCCGCCCCAGCACTGCCGCCAACCTCGCCCGCGCCCTCCATGCCCCGGGCCTGGTGCTGATCTACGAGTCCGGAACCATCGGCTCCAAGCCCGCGCGGCTCCCGCTGTCGATCGGCGACGGCATGCTGGCCGAGACCGCCGACGCGGTCGTGTCGGTGCCCGAGATCTTCAACTACTGGCTGCAGCCCGGCCGTATCGACATCGGCTTCCTGGGCTGTGCGCAGATCGACCGGTACGGCAACATCAACACCACCGTCATCGGCTCCGACTACGACGACCCCACGGTCCGGCTGCCCGGCGCCGGCGGCGCACCGGAGATCGCCGCATCCTGCACGCAGGTGTTCGTCATCGCCGAACACACCCGGCGCACCTTTGTCGAGCAGGTCGACTTCGTCACCTCCGTCGGTTACGGCCGGACTCCGGAAGACCGGCGACGGCTGGGCCTGAAGGGCCGGGGCCCCACGCTGATCGTCACCGACCTGGGCATCCTCCAGCCCGATCCCGACACCTGCGAGCTGACCCTCACCCGTACCCATCCGGGGATCGACGCCGAGCAGGTACGTGCGCAGACCGGCTGGCCGTTGCGTACCGCCGATCCCGTCAGACCGACCCCCGCCCCCACCATCGAGGAACTGGCCGCACTGCGCGCCCTCACCGGCGGGGCCGGCACCGATCCCTCCGCGTGAGCCCGGCCCGGCCACCGCTGCTCCCCTCGGGCCCGGGGCAACGCCCCCGGCTCACGGCGGCGGGGCCACGCCACGCGCAGGGCCGGCACGCTGCGATACATCTCCGGCAGGGGGTGCCGCAACCCCGCCGCTAAGCTGGCGCTTCAGCCACGACAGGGAGGAAGGCCCGATGACGGACCCGGCGCGGGAACCGCACCACGTCCAGTCGCTGGAACGCGGCCTCGCGGTCATCCGGGCGTTCGACGCCGGGCACCCGCAGATGACCCTGAGCGAGGTGGCCAGGGCCTGCAACCTCACCCGCGCCGCCGCCCGCCGGTTCCTGCTGACCCTGGTGGACCTCGGCTACGTGCACACCGACGGGCGGCAGTTCCGGCTCAGCCCCCGGGTGCTGGAACTCGGCTACGCCTTCCTCTCCAGCGTCGCGCTGCCCCAGATCGCAGAGCCCCATCTGGAGCGTCTGGTGGCCGAGGTCCACGAGTCCTCCTCGATGTGCGTGCTGGACGGCGAGGACGTCGTCTACATCGCCCGCGTTCCCACCAGCCGGATCATGACCGTGTCGATCACCGTGGGGACGCGGTTTCCGGCGTACACGACGTCCGTCGGCCGCGTGCTCCTGGCCGCCCTGCCCGAGAACGAGATCGAGCGTCACCTGACGGAGATCACCCCCCGCAGGCAGACCAGCCGCACGATCACCACCTCCGCGGGCCTGCGGGCCGAGTTCACCCGCGTACGGGACCAGGGCTACGCCATCGTCGACCAGGAACTCGAGGAAGGTCTGCGATCGGTCGCCGCCCCGGTACGCGACCGCAACGGAAAGGTCGTGGCCGCCATCAACATCCCGGTGCACGCCAGCCGGAACTCCGTGGAGTCCATCCGACGGGACCTGGTCCCTCATCTGCTGGCGACGGCCGCCCGGATCGAAGCGGACCTGCGCGTCGTACCGGCCGACAACCTCCACCGCACCCCCACGTTCACCGGATAGGCTCCCCGCCGCCTGGCCACGACGCAGGGACGGCCCTCCGGGACCGCCCCCGCCGGTTCGGCAGTCGTCTGCCGCACGGCCTCCGCGGCCGAGCAGCGTGCACGAGGTGAAGGAAGGTCAGTTCCAGAACGCCTGGGCCTGCCTGCCGAGCGACTGCTGGCCCGCGGTGTTGGCGTGGCAGCCGTCAGCGACCTCGCTGCTCGCGAGGTGGAACGAGCCCGGGTAGATGACGTTCTGGGTCGGGTCGGCGGCCGCCTGCCGGGCGAGGCTGTCGGTGAGCTGCGGGCCGTCGGGGCCCGCCAGGAAGCACGTCTGGCCCTGGTCGTAGAGCGGCTGGCCGGTGATGTAGATCGTCGCGCCGGGCGAGGTGTGCTGGCGCGCGTTGGCGATGAGTCGCTTCACCTCGTCGTAGGTGGCGCCGTTCTGGGCGAAGACGCAGATCTGCACCCACACGGCCGTGGGGGTCCCGAACTGGCTCTTCTGCCGGTCGAACGACTGCCAGGCGCTGGAGTCGGGGTCGGTCCACGCCTGGACGACCATGCCGCCCGTCCCGTACGGGCCCCACATCCGCGTCCCGCCGACCGCGCGATAGCCCTGCGCGACGTTCTCCGCCATGGAACAGCCGATGAAGCCCATGTCGTTCTGGAGCGCCCGCGAGGAAGCGTGGCCGCTCGCGGTGGCGACCTCGGCCTCGCGGCCCGTCTGGGCGGTATCGCCTCGGGCGCTCGCCGTGCCTGTCGCGGCCATGCCAAGCATGAGGGCTGCGGCGGCGGTCGCCAACACGGCTCGCACGACGCGGGCGTTACGGATCGAGAACCGTCCCCTTGACCTCGTTCGGTGTCGGACAGACGAACCTGTCATCACTGTCACCCCTTCTCACGCCTTCGGTGAGCCGGCCGGCGGTTGTCGGTGGCCCGGAGATGAGGCCGACGCTAGGGAGGGTCATGTGGGCGGTCAACGACCCCATCCTTGAACGCGATGCGTTTCCGGACCGCGCTGAAACCGCTTCGAGCATGCCCTTCATCCACCTTCATCCGTTAATCGTTGACATGTTTCCCATGTCGCAAGTGAGAGGGAATTCCCGGCGGTCAGTCGTTGCGACGCCCCCAGGAGTCTCGTAATCCAGATCGAAACTTTCGGCCAAGCTCCTCTGTCGACTACACGAGATTGGCGAAAAAATATTCACCCTGCGAACACTCGCGGCTGCTCACGTGGCCGAGACGCGGGCGAACCGTCCGGCGATGCGCAGGTCTGCGGTGATCGCGTCGGCCGCGGCCCGCAGCTCCGGAAGTATCTGTGTGACGCACTCCTCCATGCTGCGACGGCCGGTGTGCATCGCGACGTTGACGGCGGCGACCGCACGGCCGGAGCCGTCCGCGACCGGGACTGCCATCGACCGCACCCCCTCCTCCAGTTCCTCGTCCACCAGTGCGTATCCCGTTTCGGCCACCCGGTCCAGCAGCGCCGCCAGCTTCTCGCGGTCGGTCACGGTGTGCCGGGTGAGGGCCTTGATGTCGGCGCGGTCCAGGTAGGCGAGGCGCTCCACCTCGGGAAGCCCCGCGAGCAGCACCCGGCCCATCGAGGTGGCGTAGGCGGGGAAGCGGGTCCCGACGGTGATCTCCACACTCATGATTCGCTTCGTCGCCTTCCGGGCGGTGTAGCGCACGTCGTCTCCGTCGAGGACCGCCACGGAGGTGGAGTCGTGCACCCGCTCGGTGAGCGCGGCCAGATGGGGCTGGGCGAGCTGAGGCAGCGTCAGGCGGGACAGCGGCGGATAGCCGAGTGACAGCACACGGGGGGTGAGCCGGAAGACCCCGGCGTCGTCCACCACGTATCCCAGGTGCGCAAGCGTGAGCAGGGCACGACGTGCCGTGGCCCGGGCCAGCCCGGTCGACCGGGCCACCGCGGCGAGCGTGAGCTCCTCGCGCCCCGCTCCGAAGGCGGTCAGGACGGTGAGGCCGCGGGCCATCGACTCGACGAAGCCCCGGCCGAGCTCCCGCTTGGCAACGGCGAGTGCGGGCGCCCGCCGCGGGCCTTCGGGAGCGGGCTCGGGGTGTGGAGCCTCGCGCAGCCGTCGCTGCATCTCGCCCACCGCGGCGCGCAGCGCGGGGTGGTGCAGCCGGTGCAGGTCCTCGGCGCTGTGCCTGCTGGTGTGACTGACCAGGCTGGCGACGCAGGCCAGGCCGCCGGCCGGATCGCGTACGGGTACGGAGAGCGCCACCAGGCCCGGCTCGACGAGCTGGTCGTCCAGCGCCCAGCCCTGCTCACCCGCCCGGCGCGCCCGGGCGGCGAACTCCGCCTGCGTGGCCAACTGCCCGGCCTCCCGCGGCGGGAGCGCGGGAAAGCCGCGGGCCAGCGGATCGGCGGATCGTCGGCGACGCCAGTGCGCCCAGTCGCGTTCGCTCCAGTCGGCAGCGGTCAGGAGGCCGGGCGCGGCGCACTCGGCCGGCAACAGGTCCCCGACACAGAAGCTGACGGACAGAGCGCGGCGGCGGGTGGTCTGGTGGATGAACCGGATGCCGTCGCCGTCGGGCACCGCGAGGGAGACGGACTCGTCCAGCTCGCGGGCCAGTTCGCGGGCGCACGGACCCAGGAGGTCCGGCAGCCGCAGCGCCGCGAGGTACGCGTTGCCCAGCTCCAGCAGCCGCGGGGCGAGATGGACGTCCCGGCCGTCCACGCCCAGATACCCGAGCCAGGCGAGGGTCCCGGTGATCCGGTCGAGGGTGGAGCGGACCAGTCCTGTCGCACGCTCCAGCTCCGGCAGGCTCAGCCCGCCGTCGCTGTCGGTGAGCCGGCGCAGCACGGCGATGCCGCGCATCAGGGGTTCGACCGCTTCGGCCGGGGGCGAGCCGGCGTGCGGCGCTGTCGCGGTGTGTGGCGGCGGCATGGGCTCTCCGTGCTCGTGGCGGGTCGGGAACACGCTACGGGCAAGGGCGGTCCACCCGGGCGAAGGGCCTGTTTCACGACCGTTGACACGGGCGCAGGCGGAGCCCAAACTGCGGGAAGCAGTGAACAATTATTCACCTGGTGAACACCGGTGACGTGGGCGCGAGGTACATGTCCGGCGATTCCGGGCCGCGGGCACGACCGAGCCGAAGGGCGGTGAGGATGTCTCACCCGAGCCGCACCCAGGTGGGCATCGTCGGCGCGGGTCCGGCAGGGCTGCTGCTGGCCCGGCAACTGCAGGTGCACGGCGTCGACTGCGTGGTGCTGGAGAGCAGGGATCGCGACTACGTCGAGCACCGCCAGCGCGCCGGCGTCCTGGAGCAGGGCACGGTGGACGCGCTGCGCGCGGCAGGCGCGGCGGACCGGCTGGAGCGTGAGGGGATGCCGCACGACGGCGTCGAGCTGCGCTTCGCCCGCCGCGGCCACCGCATCGACTTCCCCTCGCTGACCGGCGGCCGGCGGGTCTGGGTCTATGCCCAGACCGAAGTGGTCAAGGACCTGATCGCGCTCCAGGCGAAGGAAGGACCGCCGCTGCTCTTCGAGGCCGAGGTGCGGGCGGTCGAGGATGCGGACACCGAACGCCCCGTCATCCGCTACACCCGGGCGGGCCGCGAGCACACCCTGGCCTGTGACTGGGCGGTCGGCTGCGACGGTTACCACGGGGTGACCCGGTACGCGGCGCCCCAGGGCGCGCTGTCCACGTACGAGCGCGGCTACGCCTACTCGTGGTTCGGCATCCTGGCCGACGCTCCCCCCGCCTATGACGAGCTCGTCTACGCCCATTCGGAACGCGGCTTCGCCCTGGCCAGCATGCGCTCGGCGCAGATGAGCCGGCTGTATCTGCAGGTGCCGAACGGCACCGACCCGGAAGCGCTGCCAGACGAGCAGATCTGGGACGAGCTCGACGCCCGCTTCGCCGCCGATGGTGCCCGGCGGCTGAACCGCGGCCCGATCATCGCCAGGGCAGTGCTCCCGATGCGCAGCTCCGTCACCGAGCCGATGCGCCACGGTCGCGTCCTGCTGGCCGGCGACGCCGCCCACATCGTCCCGCCCACCGGCGCCAAGGGCCTCAACCTCGCCGCCGCCGACGTGGTCGTCCTCGCCCGCGCCTTCGCCCACCTGAAGGACACCGGCTCGGCCGACCTGCTCGACGCGTACTCCGACACGTGCCTGCGCCGCGTGTGGCGGGCCGAGCACTTCTCGCACTTCATGACCAGCACGCTGCACCGCGCCCCCGAACAGTCGGAGTTCGACACCCGGCTGCAGCTCTCCCAGCTCGAACGGATCGCGACCTCGCCGCACGCGGCGGCCGAACTCGCAGTCAACTACACGGGGCTGCTCCTGCCCGGAGAGGAGCGGTGAGCACGCGCATGGGCAACACGGGAGCGCACGGCTTCGCGTGCCAAGGCGGACATCACATGGCGGCGGCCGATGCGGGTACGGGCGTGGCGTCGCCGTGCATCGGGGCCGGACAGGGGCCGGCCCCCGTGCCGGAGCGCTGAACACCCGTGTCACCGGCCCACCGAGACGAAGGAGGCGACGCCGGCATGCCGCTCAGCCAGCAGGAAGTGGACCGTGAGATCGCGGCCGCACACGACGCGTACGCCAAGCGGCGCGCGGACGGAGTCCCCGCCGTCCACCACCCCGACCGGGCGTATCGCCCGTACCGCTCCACCGTGCTGCGCCACCCGGAGCAGTCACCGATCCCGGTGCCCGCCGACCGCGACCCGGAGGCTGTCGAGCTGTCCTCCCCCGCCTTCGGCGTCAGCGACGTCACCGAGCACGACAACGACCTGACCGTGCAGCACCGGGGCGAGCCACTGGGCGAGCGCATCACCGTCGAAGGACGGCTGCTGGACCGCGCCGGGCGGCCGGTGCGCGGCCAGTTGGTCGAGATCTGGCAGGCCAACGCCTCCGGCCGGTACGCGCATCAGCGAGACCGGCACCCCGCGCCGCTCGATCCCCACTTCACCGGCGTCGGGCGCACGCTGACCGACGACGAGGGACGCTGGCGGTTCACCACCGTCAAGCCCGGCGCGTACCCGTGGCGCAACCACACGAACGCCTGGCGGCCCGCCCACATCCACTTCTCGCTCTTCGGCGCCGCGTTCCTGCAGCGCCTGGTGACCCAGATGTACTTCCCGGGCGACCCGCTCTTCCCCTACGACCCGATCCTGCAGTCCGTCACCGACGACGACGCCCGGCAGCGGCTGGTGGCCACCTACGACCACGCGCTCTCGGAGCCCGAACTGTCCCTGGGCTACCGCTGGGACATCGTCCTCGACGGCCCGGCCGCCACCTGGATCGAGGAGGGCGGCAACCGATGACGCAGCCCCGGCATCCCCTGCCTCCCACCGCGTCGCAGACCGTGGGCCCGTTCTACGGCTACGCCCTGCCCTACCCCGGCGGCCCGGACATCGCCCCGGCCGGCCATCCGGACCGCATCACGGTGCACGGCTGCGTCTACGACGGCGAGGGCACCCCCGTATCCGACGCGCTGCTGGAGCTCTGGGGCCCCGACCCGGCCGGGCGCGTGCCGCGGACCTCCGGCTCCATGCGCCGCGACGAGACCACCGGCGGCTTCCCCGGCCGCAACGGGGTGGACTTCACCGGCTTCGGCCGCGTCGCCACCGACCGCGGCGGCCGCTGGGCCGCGCGCACCCTGCGCCCCGGCGCGCGCGGCGGCAGCGCCCCGTACCTGAGCGTGTGCGTCTTCGCCCGCGGGCTGCTCCACCACCTCTACACCCGCCTCTACTTCCCCGAGGACACCGCGGCGCACGCGGCAGACCCGCTGCTCGCCGCGCTCCCGCGGCAGCGGCGCGCCACGCTGATCGCCGTCGCGGGAGACAACCGCGGCTACCGTTTCGACATCCGTCTGCAAGGCGCCGCCGAGACGGTCTTCCTGGAGTTCGTGTGACGCACCGTGGCCCCTGCACCCTGCACCGCACGTGATCCCGTAAGGAACCTCTTCCGATGACCGGCGATCTGCTGCACCACACCGTCGAGGGTCCGCCCGCCGCGCCGGCCCTCCTGCTGGGCAACTCCCTGGGCACCTCCACCGCGCTGTGGGACGACGTGGCGCCCGGGCTGACCGCTGCCCGGCGCGTGGTGCGCTGGGACCTGCCGGGACACGGCGCTTCCCCGGCCCGTCTGGTCTCCCCCGGCGCCACCGTCGCCGACCTCGCCGACCGGGTGCTGGAGCTGGCCGACGGCCTGGGCCTCGACCGCTTCTGCTACGCCGGGGTCTCCCTCGGCGGCGCCATCGGCCTGCATCTGGCCGCCCACCACCCCGAGCGCGTCGACCGCCTGGCCGTCGTCTCCTCCTCAGCCCGGTTCTCCGCCCCCGAGCAGTGGCGCGAGCGAGCCGCCCTGGTCCGCCGCGCAGGCACGGGACCGGTCGCGGAGACCGCGGCCACCCGCTGGTTCACCCCCGGCTTCACCCACCCGCGGCTCCTCGCCGACCTCCGCGCCGCCGATCCCGCCGCCTACGCGGCGTGCTGCGACGCGCTTGCCGCATACGACCTGCGCCCGGCCCTGCCCGAGATCGCCGCCCCGCTGCTGGTCGTCTGCGGCCGGGAGGATCCCGTGACCCCACCGGCGCACAGCCGCGAACTCGCCGACGCCATCCCCGGCGCCACCCTCACCGAACTCCCCGGCGCCTCCCACCTCGCCCCGGCCGAGCGCCCCCGTGCCGTGCTCGCCGCCCTGCGCACCCACTTCGGGCACGACGAGGGCAACGGCACGACCGTACGCCGGGCCGTCCTCGGCGACGCACACGTCGACCGCGCCCAGGCCGGGACGACCGCCTTCACCGCCCGCTTCCAGGACTTCATCTCCCGCTACGCGTGGGCCGAGGTCTGGGCCGACCCCACACTCACCCGCCGCGAACGCAGCCTGATCACCCTCACCGCGCTCACCGCGCACGGCCACTGGGACGAGCTCGCCATGCACGTCCGCGCCGCCCGCACCAACGGTCTCCACGACCAGGAGATCGGCGCTGCACTGCTGCAGACGGCCGTCTACTGCGGCGTCCCCGCCGCCAACAAGGCGTTCAGGATCGCCCAACGCGAGCTGGCCGACGAGCCGCGGCACGAGGGCCCCGAGTCCCGCGGCTGACCGTACGACTCCGGCATCAGCCTCGGCTACGGGACGTCAGGCGTCATTTCGGGGCCCGCGGGACGATGCGGTACGTCGCCCCCGCTCTCGTCGGCAGCGTGAGGGCGTCACCGTCGGTGGAGAAGCGGGCGGGCCTGCCGTTGTCGCGGTAGACCCGGACCTCTCCGCGGAACGCCTCGTGGCGCAGCACGGCCTCCCCGCCCTTGGCCGAGGCGAGCCGGATCTCCGCGGGGTCGCCCGAGCGCCACGTCGCCCCCACGGTGAACGCACCGCGGGCCTTCAGCCCGTCCACGCTCCCGTCCTCCCAGGCACTCGGCAGAGCGGGCAGGAGGTCGATCGTGCCGAGGTGGCTCTGCAGCAGCATTTCGGCGATCCCGGCGGTGGCGCCGAAGTTGCCGTCGATCTGGTAGGGCGGGTGCGTGTCCCAGAGGTTGGGGAGCGTGCTGGTCTCAAGCTGCTGGGTGAGCAGCTTGTGCGCGCGGTCGCCGTCGAGCAGCCGCGCCCAGAAGTTGATCTTCCAAGCCTTGCTCCATCCGGTGCCGTCGTCTCCGCGGGCGTTCAGCGAGACCTTGGCGGCCTCGGCGAGGGCCGGCGTGGTGGTCGGAGAGATCTGCCTGCCGGGGTGGACGGCGAACAGGTGCGAGACGTGCCGGTGGTGCTCGTCCGGGTCGTCCCAGTCGGCCTTCCACTCCTGCAACTGCCCCCACGAGCCGACCCGCAGACCCGGGTCCAGCTTGCGCAGGACGGTCTTCGCCTTCCTGGCGAAGACCTTGTCGCCGGTCTTGGCGGCGGCTTCCGCCGTGTCCGTGAAGAGGTGCCAGAGGATCTGC
Proteins encoded:
- a CDS encoding ABC transporter substrate-binding protein; its protein translation is MRRFVTGLAVAATLVAAAACGSSADEGSEDGTTGVKVGVIPIVDVAPIYLGEKKGFFKSRGIELTLEAGQGGAAIVPGVVSGQFQFGFSNTTSLMVAQNQNIPVQGVVNGVASTGKQGEDFGAIMVSEDSPIRSAGDLAGKKVAVNTLKNIGDTSVRESVRKAGGDPEGVEFTEIGFPQMPAALANGDVDAAWVVEPAQAAIKAEGGRVIASNYVDVAPDLTVAMYFTSQKLAEENPELVAEFTAAMKESLAYADAHPDEVRQILTTYTEIDGKILDGMILPKWPAEPDKASLERLAELGVADGVLTEAPDMGKLVP
- a CDS encoding CoA-transferase translates to MAVITALGDAVRTLVHDGDTVALEGFTHLIPVAAGQEIIRQRRRELTLARMTPDIVYDQMIGAGCARKLVFSWAGNPGVGSLHRFRDAVQNAWPAPLELEEHSHAGMANRYVAGASGLPFAVLRGYAGTDLVGRTSTIRPIVCPFSGERLTAVAALNPDVGIVHAQHADRRGNVQFWGITGVHKEVVLASRRSLVTVERIVDELRPRPGAVVLPHWTVTMVAEVPGGAHPSYADGHSDRDNAYYRGWDDVSRSREAFTAWLDDIVHADPARTGAPR
- a CDS encoding CoA-transferase subunit beta — encoded protein: MDWTAEEMMSVAAARELPDGARCFVGIGRPSTAANLARALHAPGLVLIYESGTIGSKPARLPLSIGDGMLAETADAVVSVPEIFNYWLQPGRIDIGFLGCAQIDRYGNINTTVIGSDYDDPTVRLPGAGGAPEIAASCTQVFVIAEHTRRTFVEQVDFVTSVGYGRTPEDRRRLGLKGRGPTLIVTDLGILQPDPDTCELTLTRTHPGIDAEQVRAQTGWPLRTADPVRPTPAPTIEELAALRALTGGAGTDPSA
- a CDS encoding IclR family transcriptional regulator C-terminal domain-containing protein: MTDPAREPHHVQSLERGLAVIRAFDAGHPQMTLSEVARACNLTRAAARRFLLTLVDLGYVHTDGRQFRLSPRVLELGYAFLSSVALPQIAEPHLERLVAEVHESSSMCVLDGEDVVYIARVPTSRIMTVSITVGTRFPAYTTSVGRVLLAALPENEIERHLTEITPRRQTSRTITTSAGLRAEFTRVRDQGYAIVDQELEEGLRSVAAPVRDRNGKVVAAINIPVHASRNSVESIRRDLVPHLLATAARIEADLRVVPADNLHRTPTFTG
- a CDS encoding IclR family transcriptional regulator C-terminal domain-containing protein, coding for MPPPHTATAPHAGSPPAEAVEPLMRGIAVLRRLTDSDGGLSLPELERATGLVRSTLDRITGTLAWLGYLGVDGRDVHLAPRLLELGNAYLAALRLPDLLGPCARELARELDESVSLAVPDGDGIRFIHQTTRRRALSVSFCVGDLLPAECAAPGLLTAADWSERDWAHWRRRRSADPLARGFPALPPREAGQLATQAEFAARARRAGEQGWALDDQLVEPGLVALSVPVRDPAGGLACVASLVSHTSRHSAEDLHRLHHPALRAAVGEMQRRLREAPHPEPAPEGPRRAPALAVAKRELGRGFVESMARGLTVLTAFGAGREELTLAAVARSTGLARATARRALLTLAHLGYVVDDAGVFRLTPRVLSLGYPPLSRLTLPQLAQPHLAALTERVHDSTSVAVLDGDDVRYTARKATKRIMSVEITVGTRFPAYATSMGRVLLAGLPEVERLAYLDRADIKALTRHTVTDREKLAALLDRVAETGYALVDEELEEGVRSMAVPVADGSGRAVAAVNVAMHTGRRSMEECVTQILPELRAAADAITADLRIAGRFARVSAT
- a CDS encoding 4-hydroxybenzoate 3-monooxygenase, with the protein product MSHPSRTQVGIVGAGPAGLLLARQLQVHGVDCVVLESRDRDYVEHRQRAGVLEQGTVDALRAAGAADRLEREGMPHDGVELRFARRGHRIDFPSLTGGRRVWVYAQTEVVKDLIALQAKEGPPLLFEAEVRAVEDADTERPVIRYTRAGREHTLACDWAVGCDGYHGVTRYAAPQGALSTYERGYAYSWFGILADAPPAYDELVYAHSERGFALASMRSAQMSRLYLQVPNGTDPEALPDEQIWDELDARFAADGARRLNRGPIIARAVLPMRSSVTEPMRHGRVLLAGDAAHIVPPTGAKGLNLAAADVVVLARAFAHLKDTGSADLLDAYSDTCLRRVWRAEHFSHFMTSTLHRAPEQSEFDTRLQLSQLERIATSPHAAAELAVNYTGLLLPGEER
- the pcaH gene encoding protocatechuate 3,4-dioxygenase subunit beta produces the protein MPLSQQEVDREIAAAHDAYAKRRADGVPAVHHPDRAYRPYRSTVLRHPEQSPIPVPADRDPEAVELSSPAFGVSDVTEHDNDLTVQHRGEPLGERITVEGRLLDRAGRPVRGQLVEIWQANASGRYAHQRDRHPAPLDPHFTGVGRTLTDDEGRWRFTTVKPGAYPWRNHTNAWRPAHIHFSLFGAAFLQRLVTQMYFPGDPLFPYDPILQSVTDDDARQRLVATYDHALSEPELSLGYRWDIVLDGPAATWIEEGGNR
- the pcaG gene encoding protocatechuate 3,4-dioxygenase subunit alpha codes for the protein MTQPRHPLPPTASQTVGPFYGYALPYPGGPDIAPAGHPDRITVHGCVYDGEGTPVSDALLELWGPDPAGRVPRTSGSMRRDETTGGFPGRNGVDFTGFGRVATDRGGRWAARTLRPGARGGSAPYLSVCVFARGLLHHLYTRLYFPEDTAAHAADPLLAALPRQRRATLIAVAGDNRGYRFDIRLQGAAETVFLEFV
- the pcaD gene encoding 3-oxoadipate enol-lactonase gives rise to the protein MTGDLLHHTVEGPPAAPALLLGNSLGTSTALWDDVAPGLTAARRVVRWDLPGHGASPARLVSPGATVADLADRVLELADGLGLDRFCYAGVSLGGAIGLHLAAHHPERVDRLAVVSSSARFSAPEQWRERAALVRRAGTGPVAETAATRWFTPGFTHPRLLADLRAADPAAYAACCDALAAYDLRPALPEIAAPLLVVCGREDPVTPPAHSRELADAIPGATLTELPGASHLAPAERPRAVLAALRTHFGHDEGNGTTVRRAVLGDAHVDRAQAGTTAFTARFQDFISRYAWAEVWADPTLTRRERSLITLTALTAHGHWDELAMHVRAARTNGLHDQEIGAALLQTAVYCGVPAANKAFRIAQRELADEPRHEGPESRG